DNA from Fastidiosipila sp.:
GGCCGTTTTCGATATGCTGCCCATTGACAATGATTTCACCTTTTTCAGACTTCCTCAGACCGGTGATGGCCTCGATCAGTTCTGTTTGGCCATTGCCGTCCACACCCGCGATGGCCAGGATTTCGCCCCTTCGGACATAAAGTGACAGATCTTTCACTTTTTCGATCCCGCGATTGTCTTTAACGGTCAGGTCATTGATCTCCATGATGACCTCACCGGGTGCCGCGGGATCTTTCTCAGTGGTCAGCATGACCTCCCGGCCCACCATCATGGAAGCCAGATCCTTTTCAGTCACGTCCTCGACCCGCACGGTATCGACCACCTTGCCCCGGCGGATAATGGTGCAGTATTCCGAAGATGCGATGATTTCTTTCAACTTATGCGTGATGATGATGACGGTTTTGCCAACCTCGACCAGCCGGTGCATGGTCACAATCAAATTGTCGATCTCCTGGGGGGTAAGCACTGCCGTGGGCTCGTCAAGAATCAGAATATCGGCTCCCCGGTAGAGAGCCTTCAGGATTTCAACCCGCTGCTGCGTGGCAACTGAAACGTCCATAATCACTGCCCGGGGATCGACTTCCAAACCGTACTTTTCACCGAATTCACGTATGGTCCGGTTCATTTTTTCGCGATCCAGGCGCCCGAAGGATCGGATCGGCTCACTGCCCAGGACAATGTTTTCAGCGATGGTCATGTTCTCGACCAGCATGAAGTGCTGGTGAACCATGCCGATTCCGTGGGCGATCGCCTGTTTTGGATTTTTGATCTCACATGGCTCACCCATGATCCGGATTTCTCCCGCGTCTTTGGTGTAAAGTCCGTAGAGAATCTTCATGAGTGTCGATTTACCTGCGCCGTTTTCCCCAAGCAGGGCGTGAATGGTTCCTTTGCGTACGGTCAAGTCGACGTGATCGAGCGCCCTGAGTGTTCCAAATGACTTGGAAATGCCATACATCTCTACAGCATAATCGGCGGCCTCCCCCTGGTTCCCACCCGGGGCATGGAACGCTTCATTCATATTCCCGACCGGGCTTTCGTCGGGAAGGGTCCGGGTGTCCTGCTCCATACTTCAGTCTCCATAATAGTCGCCCGGCCACCCTGTAAAGAGTGTCCGGGCGTTCATGCCGTCCTTAAGCCGGAAGGCATTTATCTGCTATCCGAGCTTGCTCTTGAAGGTTTCAAATTCCGCGGCGGTGATGGGCACGGCAATATCACCGTCGATGATCTTCTTTTCAACTTCAGCTGTCTTGTCAAGAATATCCTTGGGAACATGCTTGTCGGAACTGGGCGCAATGCCAACCCCGCCTTCCTTAAGGCCGAAGAAGAAAGTTTTGCCGCCGACATCCTCACCCTCGAGGAAGCGTTTCGACAGCAGGTAAACGGCCTGATCAACATTCTTCAAGGCTGAGGTCAGGACATTGTCGGGTGCCAGTTCATTCTGGTCCAGGTCAACGCCGATGGCCCATTTGCCCATTTCCTTGGCTGCCGTAATACAGCCGGAACCGGCCTGGCCTGCCGCGTGATAAACAATGTCCGCACCGTCGCTGAACATCTTGGTCGCGGTCGCCTTGCCCTTGGCGGTATCGCCAAAGGTGTCAATGGTCACGTAGTCGACCCGGATATCCTTGCCCAGCTCATGGGCGGCATAGGCGACACCTGCCAGGTAGCCGTACTGGAAGCGGAACATGACATCACCTTCCATGCCCAGCACAAAGCCGACATGGTCGGTCTCGGTCACATGACCGGCAATGTAACCGACCAGGAAAGATGACTCTTCGGAGTTGAACATGGCACCGACCAGGTTGGGATATTCCCCATCCGGAAGGCCGACATCGACGATGCCAAACATCTGATCCTTATGTTCTTTCGAGGCCTCCTTGACTGATTCCTCCATGAGGAAGCCGATGCCCCAGATCATGTCATTGCCTTCCTCGGTTTTGTTGGTAAAGTTGACAGCGTAATCTGCTTCCTTCTCCGACTCCACGTAGGAGATTTCGTAGCCGTCCGCCTTCAGCTTCTCCATGCCGTTCCAGGCTGATTGGTTAAAGGACTCGTCATTGATCCCGCCAAGGTCGGTAATCAGGGCAACGCGCTTGGCCTTCCCCCCACCGTCCGGCTCTTTCGGCGCACATCCGACGCCCAGCGCCAGGATCAAAACCAGAACCAAAGCCAGGCTAAAGATTCTTTTTTTCATATTTTCCTCCTGTTTGATGGTGACTCGCATGAGTCAATTCTTCTATTTCCAAACGGCCCGGGGCCGTTGGTTCCTTACCCATGCAGGTAATCAAGATCCGATGGCCCGAAAGAATGGGGCAAAAGGGCGTTCAGGGATGTTTCCAGGTATTGGTCCGGCGCCTTGGCTACCAGGACGGTCATATCACCCGACGGCGGCAAAAATTCACGCAAAAACTGGCGGCATATGCCGCAGGGGTACGCATAAGCCATGTCCCCGCTGTCCGACCCCTCCTCAGATCCCACAACCGCGATCGCGACAAACTCCCTTGAACCTGCAAAAGCAGCCTTGACGGCTGCAGTTCTTTCCGCACATATGGTGGCACCATAGGAAGCGTTCTCTATATTGGCACCCGTAAACATTCGGCCATCCGATGTCAGCAGGGCAGCGCCCACCTGGAATCTGGAGTAGGGGGAATAACTCCCCTTGCGGGCTTCGAAAGCAGCCCCTACCAGCTTACGCTTCATGCTCTCATCGATCATTCCCGGATCGTTCTCCCCTTAATCGCTAATCCATACAGATGAAAGGCAGTATTTTTATCTATTTTAGCATAAAAGGAGTGGAGCAGATTCCCCCATGAACGAAGGCCTTCGCCCTCATCATCTCCGAGCCATTGATTGACATCATCACGCATATTTCATATAGTTGCGTCAGTCAGATCACTTCTTTGGGCGGATTCTGTCATGAAAAGAATTTTAATTTCGCTGTTTCTTCTTTTCCTTTCGCTGACCTTGCTGGCCGCCTGTCAGAATGCCTCACCCTTCATGGAGAAGACCGCGGATCCCCGGGAAACGTACACGGAAACGACCGCCGCTTCCGAGCATCTATCGCCGGCCACGTCTCTGGCTGAGGAAACAAAGTGCGCGCAAACCGTCCCGGCGACCGCTTCTGACATGACAGCCGACGCGGCAACAACGGAAGAAACAAGAATCCCGCAAACCACGCACAAAGAGAGCGGCAGCCGGACAACAAGGGTGACGACCGCGGGATGTGCGGTACCCGAGACTCCCCGCCCTTCCAGCCAGCGGGAGTCGCTTCCGGACCACGAACCGGAGCAACCCGGATGGGAATTCAAGTGAGGGCAGGGCTGGGTGGCCGTTGGCCCCCCTCCGGCGACAGATCCCCACTACGAAGATGACTTTGAAAAGAAAATCCTGGAGCTGGTCAACAAGGAGCGCAAAACCGCAGGCCTGAATCCGGTCAAGTCAAGCCAGGGGTTGAACGATGCGGCACAAGTCCGGGCCAGGGAACTCACAGAAAGCTTCAGCCACACACGGCCTAACGGCAGCGCTTATGACACAGCCATCAAAATCCCTTACATGGTTTCAGGTGAAAATATTGCTATAGGGCAGAAGACGCCCCAACAAGTAATGGAAGCCTGGATGAATTCACCCGGCCACCGGGACAATATCCTGAATCCGTACTGGACACATTTGGGTGCCGGCTGCTGGCACGATTCGAGCCGTTCCTCAGTGTGCCATTGGGCCCAAATTTTTGGCCTTATCCCATCATCAGAGAAATTCCACAATGAGGCCTACGACCAGGAACTGTTCCGTTTGATCAACGGGGAAAGAACAACAAAAGGGTTGGAACTTTTAGTCATGACAGACGCGACGCACGATCTGGCCCAAAGGCTGGCCGCGTATTACAGCCAACATAAGGCCTATCCGGCCTGGCCCGATCTGGGCATATTCAGCCAGGTCGTGTTCCAGGGTTCCTGGGGGCCATACGCCCTCGATACACCCCAAATGTTATTCTCCCGTCTGAGGGACACTTGCGGAAACATCATCGACGGCGGTCACACCCACCTCGGTATTGGCTACTATCACAACTGGGAGGGAAACTCTATACATTGGTGGGCCATTATCTGGGGTCCGCCCGGCTACTGAAACCCCTAAGGGCCCCAAGTTCCGCTCCCGTCAGCTGTCCCCCTGAGTTCTCCCAGGGAGCCTTCCGCTCATCCGGGTCAGCTCCCGCATCCGGGTGGCCAGCTCCAGGGTCAGGGCATCAGGCAGCATCCGCCACCGCCAGTTGCCTTCTGCCTTGCCCGGCCGGTTCATCCGGCTCTCGTCACCGAGCCCCAGCAGATCCTGCATCTGGAAAATCACCGTGTTGCAGACACTGGTCGCCGCGCCACGCATCATGCCGAAAATGAGCCCCTCCTCCTCACTCAGGCCCAGATAGCGCTTGGCAAAGGCAGTCTCTTCGGGGTCGGCTGCCTCAAACCAACCGGCGATGGTGTCGTTGTCGTGAGTTCCCGTGTAAAGGATGGCATTCTCTGTCAGGTTATGGGGGAGGTAATCACTCGTCACCTCGGGATTGAAAGCAAATTGAAGCACTTTCATGCCGGGAAAACCGGTGCGTTCCCTGAAAGCGTAAACTTCTTCTGTCATGTAACCCAGATCTTCCGCAATAATAGGAAGAGGTCCCAGTTCTTTTTCCATGGCCTCGAAAAGGGCATCGGCCGGTCCGGGCACCCAGTATCCGCGCCGGGCGGTTTTATCTCCATAGGGAACAGCCCAATAGGACTCGAGTCCGCGAAAGTGATCAATCCGGATCATGTCGTAGAGTCGGAGTTGAAAGCGCATCCGCTCCGTCCACCAGTGATAGCCCTCCGCCGCATGAGCTTTCCATTCATAAAGCGGATTGCCCCACAACTGGCCGTCATCAGAGAAATAATCGGGCGGGCAGCCCGCCACAAAGGTCGGCGTAAAGTTTTCGTCAAGCTGAAAAAGCCCGGGCTCCAGCCAGACTTCAACCGAATCTTCCGCAGCGTAGATGGGCAGGTCACCGATGATGCAGATACCGGCGTTGGCAGCATAGATCCTCACCTGCTGCCACTGGCGGAAAAAAAGGAACTGCAGGAATTTTTCAAACTGCAAGTCATCCTGCCTGCCCTGCTCAAACTCGAGCAGGGCAACCGGGTCGCGTCCTCTGTAGGGTTTGGGCCAGGTCCGCCAGGACGCCCCGCCATGGGCCGCCTTCAGCGTCATAAAAAGAGCAAAGTCATGGAGCCAGGAGACGTCTTCCTTGACGCAAAAGACCTTGAATTCATGCT
Protein-coding regions in this window:
- a CDS encoding ABC transporter ATP-binding protein, whose protein sequence is MNEAFHAPGGNQGEAADYAVEMYGISKSFGTLRALDHVDLTVRKGTIHALLGENGAGKSTLMKILYGLYTKDAGEIRIMGEPCEIKNPKQAIAHGIGMVHQHFMLVENMTIAENIVLGSEPIRSFGRLDREKMNRTIREFGEKYGLEVDPRAVIMDVSVATQQRVEILKALYRGADILILDEPTAVLTPQEIDNLIVTMHRLVEVGKTVIIITHKLKEIIASSEYCTIIRRGKVVDTVRVEDVTEKDLASMMVGREVMLTTEKDPAAPGEVIMEINDLTVKDNRGIEKVKDLSLYVRRGEILAIAGVDGNGQTELIEAITGLRKSEKGEIIVNGQHIENGLPVDTHRSGIRTIHEDRHKRGLVLDFQVGENLILESYKQKRFQGRNCLLSWKKINDYANRQIDKFDIRPAGCALQRAKELSGGNQQKVIVARTVEQEPDLLLACQPTRGLDVGAIEYVRNALVEQRDQGRAVLLISYELDEVFDIADRINVIYNGQIVADLDPEKTDEQAVGLLMAGGSQ
- a CDS encoding BMP family ABC transporter substrate-binding protein, whose amino-acid sequence is MKKRIFSLALVLVLILALGVGCAPKEPDGGGKAKRVALITDLGGINDESFNQSAWNGMEKLKADGYEISYVESEKEADYAVNFTNKTEEGNDMIWGIGFLMEESVKEASKEHKDQMFGIVDVGLPDGEYPNLVGAMFNSEESSFLVGYIAGHVTETDHVGFVLGMEGDVMFRFQYGYLAGVAYAAHELGKDIRVDYVTIDTFGDTAKGKATATKMFSDGADIVYHAAGQAGSGCITAAKEMGKWAIGVDLDQNELAPDNVLTSALKNVDQAVYLLSKRFLEGEDVGGKTFFFGLKEGGVGIAPSSDKHVPKDILDKTAEVEKKIIDGDIAVPITAAEFETFKSKLG
- the cdd gene encoding cytidine deaminase; this encodes MKRKLVGAAFEARKGSYSPYSRFQVGAALLTSDGRMFTGANIENASYGATICAERTAAVKAAFAGSREFVAIAVVGSEEGSDSGDMAYAYPCGICRQFLREFLPPSGDMTVLVAKAPDQYLETSLNALLPHSFGPSDLDYLHG
- the malQ gene encoding 4-alpha-glucanotransferase, translated to MDSIAGTGLDQRYNFKVVRQGRKSGILCHVTSLASPFGVGTLGDTALDFIDFLALSGQSCWQILPLGVTGYGDSPYQCVSDRAGNPYLIDPGLLIRENLLSPEAPRKFKFGADPASVDFGLLWKNRRKLLRLAWEEFKQGGHETLEHEFKVFCVKEDVSWLHDFALFMTLKAAHGGASWRTWPKPYRGRDPVALLEFEQGRQDDLQFEKFLQFLFFRQWQQVRIYAANAGICIIGDLPIYAAEDSVEVWLEPGLFQLDENFTPTFVAGCPPDYFSDDGQLWGNPLYEWKAHAAEGYHWWTERMRFQLRLYDMIRIDHFRGLESYWAVPYGDKTARRGYWVPGPADALFEAMEKELGPLPIIAEDLGYMTEEVYAFRERTGFPGMKVLQFAFNPEVTSDYLPHNLTENAILYTGTHDNDTIAGWFEAADPEETAFAKRYLGLSEEEGLIFGMMRGAATSVCNTVIFQMQDLLGLGDESRMNRPGKAEGNWRWRMLPDALTLELATRMRELTRMSGRLPGRTQGDS